A window of the Nisaea acidiphila genome harbors these coding sequences:
- a CDS encoding amidase, protein MSDIKELSIAELGKAYRDRSLSPVEATKDALDRISELNGTVRAFNTVTAELALERAQKAEEELMAGTDLGPMHGIPFGAKDIYDTAGILTSCQSKLRPDVVPESNAHSVQKLLDGGAVLLGKCATIEFATGGPSEETLFPPARNPWNIEHVPGGSSSGSGAAVAAGMARMALGSDTGGSIRGPAAYCGTVGIKPTYGRVSRRGVFPLSFTMDHCGPLSWNVEDSAISLQAMAGFDPLDPASADVPVSDYSAGLKDGVKGLNIGYVANWLDEDEHTHPEIRAALREALDTLRADGATVEEVTLPSHEIFHACGRMIILSECYAIHEKDLQERPELYGRPTRERLMAGAFVRGSDYVEALRMRREMTMQFNAEMFGRYDAVIAPATSLPAGRFDAQPNDPLALSGYMTVPFNVTGSPAMSVCCGFTSDGLPISLQVVGKPFDEAMVFRVGAAYERASDWRSRRPPLSADGALAAE, encoded by the coding sequence ATGTCAGACATCAAGGAACTCTCCATCGCAGAGCTCGGAAAGGCCTACCGCGACCGCTCCCTCTCGCCGGTGGAGGCAACGAAGGATGCGCTGGACCGCATTTCCGAGCTCAACGGAACCGTCAGGGCCTTCAATACGGTCACAGCCGAGCTAGCGCTGGAACGCGCGCAGAAGGCCGAGGAAGAGCTGATGGCCGGCACCGACCTCGGCCCGATGCACGGTATTCCGTTCGGCGCCAAGGATATCTACGACACCGCGGGCATCCTGACCTCCTGCCAGTCGAAACTGCGGCCGGACGTGGTTCCCGAGAGCAACGCCCATTCGGTACAGAAACTGCTCGACGGCGGCGCCGTGCTGCTCGGCAAATGCGCCACCATCGAATTCGCCACTGGCGGACCGAGCGAGGAGACGCTTTTCCCGCCGGCTCGAAATCCCTGGAATATCGAGCATGTGCCGGGCGGTTCCTCCTCCGGCTCCGGCGCCGCCGTCGCCGCGGGAATGGCCCGGATGGCACTCGGCTCCGACACAGGTGGCTCGATCCGCGGTCCGGCGGCCTATTGCGGCACGGTCGGCATCAAGCCGACCTACGGGCGGGTCAGCCGGCGTGGCGTCTTCCCGCTCTCCTTCACCATGGACCATTGCGGCCCGCTCAGCTGGAACGTCGAGGATTCCGCGATCTCGCTGCAGGCAATGGCCGGGTTCGATCCCCTCGACCCCGCCTCTGCCGACGTTCCGGTCTCCGACTACAGCGCGGGCCTCAAGGATGGCGTGAAGGGCCTTAATATCGGTTATGTCGCAAACTGGCTCGACGAGGACGAGCATACCCATCCGGAGATCCGCGCGGCACTCAGGGAGGCGCTGGACACGCTTCGCGCCGACGGCGCGACGGTCGAAGAGGTCACCCTGCCATCGCACGAGATCTTTCATGCCTGCGGCCGGATGATCATCCTCTCGGAATGCTACGCGATCCACGAGAAGGACCTGCAGGAACGCCCGGAGCTCTACGGCAGGCCGACACGCGAACGGCTGATGGCCGGTGCCTTCGTGCGCGGGTCCGACTATGTCGAGGCCCTGCGCATGCGCCGCGAGATGACCATGCAGTTCAATGCCGAGATGTTCGGCAGGTACGATGCCGTGATCGCGCCCGCGACCTCGCTTCCGGCCGGTCGTTTCGATGCCCAGCCGAACGATCCGCTGGCGCTCTCGGGTTACATGACCGTGCCGTTCAACGTGACCGGCAGCCCGGCCATGTCCGTCTGCTGCGGCTTCACCTCAGACGGCTTGCCAATCTCGCTCCAGGTGGTCGGCAAACCCTTCGACGAAG